The Episyrphus balteatus chromosome 3, idEpiBalt1.1, whole genome shotgun sequence genome segment TTGTCTAGCAGTTCAGATATGTTGTTGTTATAACCTTATCGCACATAAATACTCCAAAGAATTTTCCAAATAAACAGTCAGACGTAATTCGATTGCGAGCCGAGCAATATGGGTTCAACACTTCTTCAAGTGTTCTCAGTTATTCTACTATCATCACTAACTTTCGGTCAAGATACTCGTGGTTTCCAAGAATTTATTGATACTTCGGTCAATCCGTGTGAGGATTTCTATGAATACGCTTGTGGAAAATGGACACCACTTAACTCTGAGGCTACCGATGTTATCAACGACCAGCGACAGGAGAATCGTAACATAATTCGAGACTACTACCGATCATTGCGACAAAAAGGTACTCATGAAACCCATCCACCAAGTAAGTTCTATTATTCCTGTGTAAACAGCAAATTGCAGTCTGATGAGGAAATTCTTTCCAATCACATGAGCACTCTCTTTGACTACTCCGATTGGCCGTACATTAATGAAACATTCAATGGATCTTCATTTGATTGGCTTGAAATTGCAGCAAAACTAAGACATCACCAAGTCGATaccttttttaaactttctgTAAATCGAAACTGGAAGGCATCGGAAAATAACCATCATGTTTTGTACTTGACTCCACTGAAAAAACCATTCCAGGGTTCACCTGATGGAGATGACGCTTTCATGTATCAGACTTATGTCAAGTACCTGCTTCTAGCCTTTGGAGTTCGTGTTCGAAAAGCTAAAGAATACGGTCAAGATGTTGTCGACTTCGAATTCGAACTAGACAACTTGAATCAAAATATTGAAGATGTCCTCATCGATCCAATTACAATTGATAAATTCGGTGAACAATTTCCAAGCCTCAATTGGAAACTCTATTTCGAAACTCTTCTGCCGCCAGGTGCCAAGCAGCGAACTCCTCAAATAGTTGTTCCAATTGAATTTGTAAAGAAACTCGAAAAACTTCTTCGAAAAACAAAACCAGAAACAATAGCTCTATATCAATTGACGAAATTCCTTCGTcattataaattcaaaatggaTCCACCAACCTGGACAGATTGCATTGATGAAGTCAACGAAAAGATGCCCCTTTCAGTTGCCAGTGACTTTGAAGATCTTACATCTTCGAACGATCGAAGAGCAAGTGAAGTTTTCGATGAACTTCGAGATGAATTC includes the following:
- the LOC129916697 gene encoding neprilysin-11 — protein: MGSTLLQVFSVILLSSLTFGQDTRGFQEFIDTSVNPCEDFYEYACGKWTPLNSEATDVINDQRQENRNIIRDYYRSLRQKGTHETHPPSKFYYSCVNSKLQSDEEILSNHMSTLFDYSDWPYINETFNGSSFDWLEIAAKLRHHQVDTFFKLSVNRNWKASENNHHVLYLTPLKKPFQGSPDGDDAFMYQTYVKYLLLAFGVRVRKAKEYGQDVVDFEFELDNLNQNIEDVLIDPITIDKFGEQFPSLNWKLYFETLLPPGAKQRTPQIVVPIEFVKKLEKLLRKTKPETIALYQLTKFLRHYKFKMDPPTWTDCIDEVNEKMPLSVASDFEDLTSSNDRRASEVFDELRDEFIKQIENTSWYSAKSKAGIIDKLELLHIDIGISDVAIQLEPETEIDQPNYQQARMAFDKLSALNEFIQLQTYNKIASPNLKPLKVNAYYKLTTNSLEIPRGLLVPPLYRQNATDAQIMGSIGSIFGHELVHGLDYDGQNYDQNGNVIMDVNPKDIIQFGKRANCFIDQYSEGRVGALNEDVADNEGMHLAYRAYQKMTDNQPNGNSKFSQKELFFLSYAQIWCQAKESSSRPKSHSSNKERVNNVVANSEYFAEAFTCSKGSKLNPDKKCQIW